CGGCCAGTCGGCCACCACCTTGTCCGGCGGTGAGGCGCAGCGCGTCAAGCTGGCACGCGAGCTGTCTAAGCGCGGCACTGGCCAGACACTGTATATCCTCGATGAACCGACCACCGGTCTGCACTTCGCCGATATCCAACAACTGCTGGCGGTGTTGCACCAACTGCGCGATCAGGGCAATACCATCGTGGTCATTGAGCATAACCTAGACGTGATAAAAACAGCAGACTGGATCGTCGATCTGGGGCCGGAAGGCGGCAGTGGCGGTGGTGAGATCCTGGTCTCTGGCACGCCAGAGACCGTAGCCGACTGCGTAACTTCGCACACCGGGCGCTTCCTCAATTCACTGTTAAAAAAGTAACTTTTCACCCAGTTCGCCCTATGACCCGTTACACATAACGTGGTAGTCACATGAGAAATGCCACTTCCATGCGTCGCTTTTAGTGGCGCTGGTCTAGCAGGGTATATCCCCCCTAACTGTTAGCTCCCCCTGGCAGGGTTTACTGCACTGCGGCAAACGCCTCGGCTACAAAATGCACATTGTTATGGTTCAAGCCAGCCACGCACATGCGACCACTGTGGAGCAGGTAAACGCCGAACTCTTCGCGCAGGCGATCAACCTGCGCTGCGCTGAGGCCTGTGTAGCTAAACATACCGCACTGTTCCAGCAGATAATCGAAATTGTGCTGCGGTAGTACGCCTTTCAGTGCTTCCGCCAGCGTTTTACGCATCTCAAGGAGGCGGGTGCGCATGCTTGCCACTTCATTCTGCCACTGGGCTTTCAGTGGCGCGTCGTTCAACACTTTGGCCACTACCTGTGCACCAAAACTCGGCGGACTGGAGTAGTTACGGCGCACGGTAGCCTTAAGCTGGCCCAGCACCCGGATGGCGACCTCTTGGCTTTCGCACACCACTGAAAGCCCACCGACGCGTTCGCCATACAGCGAGAAGATTTTCGAGAACGAATTGCTTACCAAGCACGGCAGACCGGCGGTGGCGATGGCACGGCAGGCGTAGGCATCTTGATCCATGCCAACGCCAAAGCCCTGGTAGGCAACGTCCAGGAACGGGATCAGTGCGCGGTCAGCGATCACCTTGATTACATCATCCCATTGGGCGGTGGTCAGATCAGAGCCGGTCGGGTTGTGGCAGCAAGGGTGCAGTAGCACAATGCTGTGTCTTGGCAACTGTTTCAATGCACCCAGCATGGCGTCGAACTTTACGCCCAGGCTACCAGTGTCGAAGTAGGGATAAGTGTTCACCTTGAAGCCAGCACCATTGAAGATAGCGACATGGTTTTCCCATGTCGGATCGCTGACCCACACTTGTGAATCAGGGAAATAGTTTTTCAAGAAATCTGCCCCTACCTTCAACGCACCGGAACCGCCAACGGTCTGAATGGTGGCGATGCGCTCCTGACGCAACATTGGGTGCTGCGAGCCAAACAGCAACTGCTGGACGGCAGTGCGATATGGCTGTAGACCCTCCATCGGCAAATATAATGATGCGCATTGTTCGACACGGCTCAACTGCGCTTGCGCTGCGGCGACTACCTGCATCTGCGGAATAATGCCTTGCTCATTGTGGTATAGGCCGATGCTCAGGTTCACCTTGTGCGCACGGTGATCTTGTTTAAACTTTTCCATTAGCGACAAGATAGGGTCGCCAGCATAAGCCTCAACGTTATGGAACACAGATTATTCTCCTAAATTATCGCGGTGTAGGTACAGCGTGACGACGCAAAATCGCGTTCGATTTTAGCTTTATCCGCGCATACGGCAAAAGCGCTTCTCTCAATCTGATTGGGCGCGTGATGAGGTAAGAGGGAGGCGCATCAGTGGCTGTAATTAGCAAAGCGACCAGCGAAAGTGATGCAGTGAAGATTAACGCTGGCACGCCCAACATGCGGCAGATCAATCGCCAATGTATTCCATCGCCACACGTTGCGTCAGCTTGGTGACCAGTTCGTAGACACTGATGCCGGCATAGATGGCGATGCGCTCAACTGGCAGTGCTTGGCCCCACAGCACGGCCTCGTCCCCGACTTTGTCGGTGGCATCAGGCCCTAGATCAACCGAGATCATGTCCATCGATACCCGACCAACAATCGGCACTTCGCGCCCATTCAGCCAGATCGGCGTACCAGTGGGAGCACTGCGTGGATAACCGTCACCATAGCCTATCGCCACCACGCCCAGGCGGGTATCACGCTGGCTGATCCAAGTGCCACCGTAACCGACCGGCTCACCGGCCAGGTGGTCACGCACGGCGATCAAGCTAGACTTCAGCGTCATCGCTGGCTGTAGCAGGTGCTGGCTACCGTTGGCGTTATCCAGTGGCGACACGCCGTATAGGATAATGCCTGGCCGTACCCACTGGTTATGTGCGTCCGGCCACAGCAGAATGCCGCTTGAAGCGGCGATCGAACGTTGGCCTGGTTTACCACGGGCAAACTGCTCAAAGCAGGCGATCTGTTTTAGGGTTGCGTCAGATCCCGGCTCATCAGCACAGCTAAAGTGGCTCATGATATTGACTGGCTGCGCCACGTTGTGACAGGCGCACAAGCGCTGGTAAAAGGCTTCGGCCTGCTCTGGCCGCACGCCCAAGCGATGCATGCCGGTGTCCAGTTTCATCCACACCGGCAACGGGTGTGCCAGTTTGGCCTGCTCCAATGCCTCCAACTGTTCGCTGCTGTGCACTACGGTTTCGATGTTATTCGCCACCAATAACGGTAGATCTTCGGCAGAGAAGAAACCTTCCAGTAGTAGGATCGGTTTGACGATACCGCCGAAGCGCAGCGCTAACGCTTCACTAATGCGCGACACGCCAAAGCAGTCGGCATCTTGCAGAGTGTGTGCTGTTTCCAGCATGCCGTGGCCGTAAGCATTTGCTTTCACAATGGCAATCAGGTGGCTTTGCGGTGCCTGG
The sequence above is drawn from the Serratia symbiotica genome and encodes:
- a CDS encoding amino acid aminotransferase, with product MFHNVEAYAGDPILSLMEKFKQDHRAHKVNLSIGLYHNEQGIIPQMQVVAAAQAQLSRVEQCASLYLPMEGLQPYRTAVQQLLFGSQHPMLRQERIATIQTVGGSGALKVGADFLKNYFPDSQVWVSDPTWENHVAIFNGAGFKVNTYPYFDTGSLGVKFDAMLGALKQLPRHSIVLLHPCCHNPTGSDLTTAQWDDVIKVIADRALIPFLDVAYQGFGVGMDQDAYACRAIATAGLPCLVSNSFSKIFSLYGERVGGLSVVCESQEVAIRVLGQLKATVRRNYSSPPSFGAQVVAKVLNDAPLKAQWQNEVASMRTRLLEMRKTLAEALKGVLPQHNFDYLLEQCGMFSYTGLSAAQVDRLREEFGVYLLHSGRMCVAGLNHNNVHFVAEAFAAVQ
- the alr gene encoding alanine racemase, whose translation is MKVATAVIDRSALRHNLQQVRRQAPQSHLIAIVKANAYGHGMLETAHTLQDADCFGVSRISEALALRFGGIVKPILLLEGFFSAEDLPLLVANNIETVVHSSEQLEALEQAKLAHPLPVWMKLDTGMHRLGVRPEQAEAFYQRLCACHNVAQPVNIMSHFSCADEPGSDATLKQIACFEQFARGKPGQRSIAASSGILLWPDAHNQWVRPGIILYGVSPLDNANGSQHLLQPAMTLKSSLIAVRDHLAGEPVGYGGTWISQRDTRLGVVAIGYGDGYPRSAPTGTPIWLNGREVPIVGRVSMDMISVDLGPDATDKVGDEAVLWGQALPVERIAIYAGISVYELVTKLTQRVAMEYIGD